Proteins encoded by one window of Carassius auratus strain Wakin chromosome 24, ASM336829v1, whole genome shotgun sequence:
- the LOC113042472 gene encoding high affinity cAMP-specific 3',5'-cyclic phosphodiesterase 7A-like isoform X2 has product MELCYQLPVLPLDRPVPKHVLSRRGAISFSSSSSLFGAPDPRQLSQRRGAISYDSSDQTALYIRMLAVTNKTIKPSFVFTPGACVIFKQLFSNVRVRSQVGFEPERRGSHPYLGVDFRTLHSRAESAGSIPARRIRRLFSFQRHLLSSRLLRGAPHLNPLHILDEDYCGQAKCMLEKVGTWNFDIFLFDRLTNGNSLVFLTFHLLNQYGLIELFQLDMVKVRRFLVLVQEDYHNQNPYHNAVHAADVTQAMHCYLREPKLAESLTSFDILLGLLAAVTHDLDHPGVNQPFLIKTNHYLAALYRNTSVLENHHWRSAVGLLRETELFSHLPAEDSLGIERQLGSLILATDITRQNEYLSRFRTHLDENDLCLGHASHRHFVLQMALKCADICNPCRPWELSKQWSEKVTEEFFHQGDIEKKHKLEISPLCDSEANTIASVQIGFMTYVVEPLFAEWARFSDTRLSQTMLGHLGLNKASWSAMDPETSGSSEEGESEPGRPTEEPSSRALSQGSQET; this is encoded by the exons AGACGTGGAGCAATCTCCTATGACAGCTCTGATCAAACCGCTCTGTATATTCGCATGCTAG ctgtgacaaacaaaacaatcaaaccCTCATTCGTGTTTACACCAG GAGCTTGTGTAATattcaaacagctgttttcaa ATGTGAGAGTGAGAAGTCAGGTAGGCTTTGAACCTGAACGAAGAGGCTCGCACCCGTACCTGGGCGTCGATTTCCGCACATTACACT cCCGTGCTGAGTCAGCAGGGTCGATTCCAGCTCGGAGGATCCGGAGGCTCTTTAGTTTCCAGCGACACCTGCTTTCGTCCCGTCTGCTGCGAGGAGCGCCACACCTCAACCCCCTCCACATCCTGGACGAGGACTACTGCGGTCAGGCCAAG TGTATGCTTGAAAAGGTTGGAACCTGGAATTTTGATATATTCCTCTTCGACAGACTTACAAATg GAAACAGTCTTGTCTTCTTGACATTTCATTTGCTGAACCAGTATGGCCTCATTGAGCTCTTCCAGTTAGACATGGTTAAAGTGCGTCGGTTTCTAG TTCTGGTTCAAGAAGATTACCACAATCAGAACCCTTACCATAATGCAGTCCATGCTGCTGATGTCACCCAGGCCATGCACTGTTACCTGAGAGAACCCAAG CTCGCTGAGTCCCTCACATCATTCGACATCCTCTTAGGGTTGCTGGCTGCGGTCACACATGATCTGGACCACCCTGGAGTCAACCAGCCTTTCCTCATCAAAACCAACCATTACCTTGCAGCTTTGTACCGG AATACCTCGGTTCTGGAAAACCATCACTGGAGGTCTGCAGTGGGTCTGCTCAGAGAGACCGAACTCTTTTCCCATCTTCCTGCGGAAGACAG TCTGGGTATAGAGAGGCAGCTGGGGTCGCTTATTCTGGCCACAGATATCACCCGACAGAATGAGTACCTGTCCCGCTTCAGGACACATCTGGATGAGAACGACTTGTGTTTAGGACACGCTTCTCATCGACATTTTGTTCTGCAG ATGGCCCTGAAGTGTGCAGATATCTGTAACCCGTGTCGACCGTGGGAACTCAGCAAACAGTGGAGTGAGAAGGTCACAGAGGAGTTCTTCCACCAAG GAGACATTGAAAAGAAGCATAAACTTGAAATAAGTCCACTGTGTGATAGTGAAGCCAACACCATAGCCAGTGTTCAAATCG GTTTCATGACTTATGTGGTGGAGCCTCTGTTTGCCGAGTGGGCGCGCTTTTCAGACACGCGGCTCTCTCAGACCATGCTCGGCCATTTGGGCCTGAACAAGGCCAGTTGGAGTGCCATGGATCCCGAGACATCGGGGAGCTCCGAGGAGGGGGAATCCGAACCGGGTCGTCCCACAGAAGAGCCCAGTTCCAGAGCCTTATCTCAGGGAAGCCAAGAGACATGA
- the LOC113042472 gene encoding high affinity cAMP-specific 3',5'-cyclic phosphodiesterase 7A-like isoform X1: MELCYQLPVLPLDRPVPKHVLSRRGAISFSSSSSLFGAPDPRQLSQRRGAISYDSSDQTALYIRMLAVTNKTIKPSFVFTPGACVIFKQLFSRDVRVRSQVGFEPERRGSHPYLGVDFRTLHSRAESAGSIPARRIRRLFSFQRHLLSSRLLRGAPHLNPLHILDEDYCGQAKCMLEKVGTWNFDIFLFDRLTNGNSLVFLTFHLLNQYGLIELFQLDMVKVRRFLVLVQEDYHNQNPYHNAVHAADVTQAMHCYLREPKLAESLTSFDILLGLLAAVTHDLDHPGVNQPFLIKTNHYLAALYRNTSVLENHHWRSAVGLLRETELFSHLPAEDSLGIERQLGSLILATDITRQNEYLSRFRTHLDENDLCLGHASHRHFVLQMALKCADICNPCRPWELSKQWSEKVTEEFFHQGDIEKKHKLEISPLCDSEANTIASVQIGFMTYVVEPLFAEWARFSDTRLSQTMLGHLGLNKASWSAMDPETSGSSEEGESEPGRPTEEPSSRALSQGSQET; the protein is encoded by the exons AGACGTGGAGCAATCTCCTATGACAGCTCTGATCAAACCGCTCTGTATATTCGCATGCTAG ctgtgacaaacaaaacaatcaaaccCTCATTCGTGTTTACACCAG GAGCTTGTGTAATattcaaacagctgttttcaa GAGATGTGAGAGTGAGAAGTCAGGTAGGCTTTGAACCTGAACGAAGAGGCTCGCACCCGTACCTGGGCGTCGATTTCCGCACATTACACT cCCGTGCTGAGTCAGCAGGGTCGATTCCAGCTCGGAGGATCCGGAGGCTCTTTAGTTTCCAGCGACACCTGCTTTCGTCCCGTCTGCTGCGAGGAGCGCCACACCTCAACCCCCTCCACATCCTGGACGAGGACTACTGCGGTCAGGCCAAG TGTATGCTTGAAAAGGTTGGAACCTGGAATTTTGATATATTCCTCTTCGACAGACTTACAAATg GAAACAGTCTTGTCTTCTTGACATTTCATTTGCTGAACCAGTATGGCCTCATTGAGCTCTTCCAGTTAGACATGGTTAAAGTGCGTCGGTTTCTAG TTCTGGTTCAAGAAGATTACCACAATCAGAACCCTTACCATAATGCAGTCCATGCTGCTGATGTCACCCAGGCCATGCACTGTTACCTGAGAGAACCCAAG CTCGCTGAGTCCCTCACATCATTCGACATCCTCTTAGGGTTGCTGGCTGCGGTCACACATGATCTGGACCACCCTGGAGTCAACCAGCCTTTCCTCATCAAAACCAACCATTACCTTGCAGCTTTGTACCGG AATACCTCGGTTCTGGAAAACCATCACTGGAGGTCTGCAGTGGGTCTGCTCAGAGAGACCGAACTCTTTTCCCATCTTCCTGCGGAAGACAG TCTGGGTATAGAGAGGCAGCTGGGGTCGCTTATTCTGGCCACAGATATCACCCGACAGAATGAGTACCTGTCCCGCTTCAGGACACATCTGGATGAGAACGACTTGTGTTTAGGACACGCTTCTCATCGACATTTTGTTCTGCAG ATGGCCCTGAAGTGTGCAGATATCTGTAACCCGTGTCGACCGTGGGAACTCAGCAAACAGTGGAGTGAGAAGGTCACAGAGGAGTTCTTCCACCAAG GAGACATTGAAAAGAAGCATAAACTTGAAATAAGTCCACTGTGTGATAGTGAAGCCAACACCATAGCCAGTGTTCAAATCG GTTTCATGACTTATGTGGTGGAGCCTCTGTTTGCCGAGTGGGCGCGCTTTTCAGACACGCGGCTCTCTCAGACCATGCTCGGCCATTTGGGCCTGAACAAGGCCAGTTGGAGTGCCATGGATCCCGAGACATCGGGGAGCTCCGAGGAGGGGGAATCCGAACCGGGTCGTCCCACAGAAGAGCCCAGTTCCAGAGCCTTATCTCAGGGAAGCCAAGAGACATGA
- the LOC113042472 gene encoding high affinity cAMP-specific 3',5'-cyclic phosphodiesterase 7A-like isoform X4, whose amino-acid sequence MELCYQLPVLPLDRPVPKHVLSRRGAISFSSSSSLFGAPDPRQLSQRRGAISYDSSDQTALYIRMLAVTNKTIKPSFVFTPDVRVRSQVGFEPERRGSHPYLGVDFRTLHSRAESAGSIPARRIRRLFSFQRHLLSSRLLRGAPHLNPLHILDEDYCGQAKCMLEKVGTWNFDIFLFDRLTNGNSLVFLTFHLLNQYGLIELFQLDMVKVRRFLVLVQEDYHNQNPYHNAVHAADVTQAMHCYLREPKLAESLTSFDILLGLLAAVTHDLDHPGVNQPFLIKTNHYLAALYRNTSVLENHHWRSAVGLLRETELFSHLPAEDSLGIERQLGSLILATDITRQNEYLSRFRTHLDENDLCLGHASHRHFVLQMALKCADICNPCRPWELSKQWSEKVTEEFFHQGDIEKKHKLEISPLCDSEANTIASVQIGFMTYVVEPLFAEWARFSDTRLSQTMLGHLGLNKASWSAMDPETSGSSEEGESEPGRPTEEPSSRALSQGSQET is encoded by the exons AGACGTGGAGCAATCTCCTATGACAGCTCTGATCAAACCGCTCTGTATATTCGCATGCTAG ctgtgacaaacaaaacaatcaaaccCTCATTCGTGTTTACACCAG ATGTGAGAGTGAGAAGTCAGGTAGGCTTTGAACCTGAACGAAGAGGCTCGCACCCGTACCTGGGCGTCGATTTCCGCACATTACACT cCCGTGCTGAGTCAGCAGGGTCGATTCCAGCTCGGAGGATCCGGAGGCTCTTTAGTTTCCAGCGACACCTGCTTTCGTCCCGTCTGCTGCGAGGAGCGCCACACCTCAACCCCCTCCACATCCTGGACGAGGACTACTGCGGTCAGGCCAAG TGTATGCTTGAAAAGGTTGGAACCTGGAATTTTGATATATTCCTCTTCGACAGACTTACAAATg GAAACAGTCTTGTCTTCTTGACATTTCATTTGCTGAACCAGTATGGCCTCATTGAGCTCTTCCAGTTAGACATGGTTAAAGTGCGTCGGTTTCTAG TTCTGGTTCAAGAAGATTACCACAATCAGAACCCTTACCATAATGCAGTCCATGCTGCTGATGTCACCCAGGCCATGCACTGTTACCTGAGAGAACCCAAG CTCGCTGAGTCCCTCACATCATTCGACATCCTCTTAGGGTTGCTGGCTGCGGTCACACATGATCTGGACCACCCTGGAGTCAACCAGCCTTTCCTCATCAAAACCAACCATTACCTTGCAGCTTTGTACCGG AATACCTCGGTTCTGGAAAACCATCACTGGAGGTCTGCAGTGGGTCTGCTCAGAGAGACCGAACTCTTTTCCCATCTTCCTGCGGAAGACAG TCTGGGTATAGAGAGGCAGCTGGGGTCGCTTATTCTGGCCACAGATATCACCCGACAGAATGAGTACCTGTCCCGCTTCAGGACACATCTGGATGAGAACGACTTGTGTTTAGGACACGCTTCTCATCGACATTTTGTTCTGCAG ATGGCCCTGAAGTGTGCAGATATCTGTAACCCGTGTCGACCGTGGGAACTCAGCAAACAGTGGAGTGAGAAGGTCACAGAGGAGTTCTTCCACCAAG GAGACATTGAAAAGAAGCATAAACTTGAAATAAGTCCACTGTGTGATAGTGAAGCCAACACCATAGCCAGTGTTCAAATCG GTTTCATGACTTATGTGGTGGAGCCTCTGTTTGCCGAGTGGGCGCGCTTTTCAGACACGCGGCTCTCTCAGACCATGCTCGGCCATTTGGGCCTGAACAAGGCCAGTTGGAGTGCCATGGATCCCGAGACATCGGGGAGCTCCGAGGAGGGGGAATCCGAACCGGGTCGTCCCACAGAAGAGCCCAGTTCCAGAGCCTTATCTCAGGGAAGCCAAGAGACATGA
- the LOC113042472 gene encoding high affinity cAMP-specific 3',5'-cyclic phosphodiesterase 7A-like isoform X3 — MELCYQLPVLPLDRPVPKHVLSRRGAISFSSSSSLFGAPDPRQLSQRRGAISYDSSDQTALYIRMLAVTNKTIKPSFVFTPGDVRVRSQVGFEPERRGSHPYLGVDFRTLHSRAESAGSIPARRIRRLFSFQRHLLSSRLLRGAPHLNPLHILDEDYCGQAKCMLEKVGTWNFDIFLFDRLTNGNSLVFLTFHLLNQYGLIELFQLDMVKVRRFLVLVQEDYHNQNPYHNAVHAADVTQAMHCYLREPKLAESLTSFDILLGLLAAVTHDLDHPGVNQPFLIKTNHYLAALYRNTSVLENHHWRSAVGLLRETELFSHLPAEDSLGIERQLGSLILATDITRQNEYLSRFRTHLDENDLCLGHASHRHFVLQMALKCADICNPCRPWELSKQWSEKVTEEFFHQGDIEKKHKLEISPLCDSEANTIASVQIGFMTYVVEPLFAEWARFSDTRLSQTMLGHLGLNKASWSAMDPETSGSSEEGESEPGRPTEEPSSRALSQGSQET, encoded by the exons AGACGTGGAGCAATCTCCTATGACAGCTCTGATCAAACCGCTCTGTATATTCGCATGCTAG ctgtgacaaacaaaacaatcaaaccCTCATTCGTGTTTACACCAG GAGATGTGAGAGTGAGAAGTCAGGTAGGCTTTGAACCTGAACGAAGAGGCTCGCACCCGTACCTGGGCGTCGATTTCCGCACATTACACT cCCGTGCTGAGTCAGCAGGGTCGATTCCAGCTCGGAGGATCCGGAGGCTCTTTAGTTTCCAGCGACACCTGCTTTCGTCCCGTCTGCTGCGAGGAGCGCCACACCTCAACCCCCTCCACATCCTGGACGAGGACTACTGCGGTCAGGCCAAG TGTATGCTTGAAAAGGTTGGAACCTGGAATTTTGATATATTCCTCTTCGACAGACTTACAAATg GAAACAGTCTTGTCTTCTTGACATTTCATTTGCTGAACCAGTATGGCCTCATTGAGCTCTTCCAGTTAGACATGGTTAAAGTGCGTCGGTTTCTAG TTCTGGTTCAAGAAGATTACCACAATCAGAACCCTTACCATAATGCAGTCCATGCTGCTGATGTCACCCAGGCCATGCACTGTTACCTGAGAGAACCCAAG CTCGCTGAGTCCCTCACATCATTCGACATCCTCTTAGGGTTGCTGGCTGCGGTCACACATGATCTGGACCACCCTGGAGTCAACCAGCCTTTCCTCATCAAAACCAACCATTACCTTGCAGCTTTGTACCGG AATACCTCGGTTCTGGAAAACCATCACTGGAGGTCTGCAGTGGGTCTGCTCAGAGAGACCGAACTCTTTTCCCATCTTCCTGCGGAAGACAG TCTGGGTATAGAGAGGCAGCTGGGGTCGCTTATTCTGGCCACAGATATCACCCGACAGAATGAGTACCTGTCCCGCTTCAGGACACATCTGGATGAGAACGACTTGTGTTTAGGACACGCTTCTCATCGACATTTTGTTCTGCAG ATGGCCCTGAAGTGTGCAGATATCTGTAACCCGTGTCGACCGTGGGAACTCAGCAAACAGTGGAGTGAGAAGGTCACAGAGGAGTTCTTCCACCAAG GAGACATTGAAAAGAAGCATAAACTTGAAATAAGTCCACTGTGTGATAGTGAAGCCAACACCATAGCCAGTGTTCAAATCG GTTTCATGACTTATGTGGTGGAGCCTCTGTTTGCCGAGTGGGCGCGCTTTTCAGACACGCGGCTCTCTCAGACCATGCTCGGCCATTTGGGCCTGAACAAGGCCAGTTGGAGTGCCATGGATCCCGAGACATCGGGGAGCTCCGAGGAGGGGGAATCCGAACCGGGTCGTCCCACAGAAGAGCCCAGTTCCAGAGCCTTATCTCAGGGAAGCCAAGAGACATGA
- the LOC113042472 gene encoding high affinity cAMP-specific 3',5'-cyclic phosphodiesterase 7A-like isoform X6 gives MELCYQLPVLPLDRPVPKHVLSRRGAISFSSSSSLFGAPDPRQLSQRRGAISYDSSDQTALYIRMLGACVIFKQLFSNVRVRSQVGFEPERRGSHPYLGVDFRTLHSRAESAGSIPARRIRRLFSFQRHLLSSRLLRGAPHLNPLHILDEDYCGQAKCMLEKVGTWNFDIFLFDRLTNGNSLVFLTFHLLNQYGLIELFQLDMVKVRRFLVLVQEDYHNQNPYHNAVHAADVTQAMHCYLREPKLAESLTSFDILLGLLAAVTHDLDHPGVNQPFLIKTNHYLAALYRNTSVLENHHWRSAVGLLRETELFSHLPAEDSLGIERQLGSLILATDITRQNEYLSRFRTHLDENDLCLGHASHRHFVLQMALKCADICNPCRPWELSKQWSEKVTEEFFHQGDIEKKHKLEISPLCDSEANTIASVQIGFMTYVVEPLFAEWARFSDTRLSQTMLGHLGLNKASWSAMDPETSGSSEEGESEPGRPTEEPSSRALSQGSQET, from the exons AGACGTGGAGCAATCTCCTATGACAGCTCTGATCAAACCGCTCTGTATATTCGCATGCTAG GAGCTTGTGTAATattcaaacagctgttttcaa ATGTGAGAGTGAGAAGTCAGGTAGGCTTTGAACCTGAACGAAGAGGCTCGCACCCGTACCTGGGCGTCGATTTCCGCACATTACACT cCCGTGCTGAGTCAGCAGGGTCGATTCCAGCTCGGAGGATCCGGAGGCTCTTTAGTTTCCAGCGACACCTGCTTTCGTCCCGTCTGCTGCGAGGAGCGCCACACCTCAACCCCCTCCACATCCTGGACGAGGACTACTGCGGTCAGGCCAAG TGTATGCTTGAAAAGGTTGGAACCTGGAATTTTGATATATTCCTCTTCGACAGACTTACAAATg GAAACAGTCTTGTCTTCTTGACATTTCATTTGCTGAACCAGTATGGCCTCATTGAGCTCTTCCAGTTAGACATGGTTAAAGTGCGTCGGTTTCTAG TTCTGGTTCAAGAAGATTACCACAATCAGAACCCTTACCATAATGCAGTCCATGCTGCTGATGTCACCCAGGCCATGCACTGTTACCTGAGAGAACCCAAG CTCGCTGAGTCCCTCACATCATTCGACATCCTCTTAGGGTTGCTGGCTGCGGTCACACATGATCTGGACCACCCTGGAGTCAACCAGCCTTTCCTCATCAAAACCAACCATTACCTTGCAGCTTTGTACCGG AATACCTCGGTTCTGGAAAACCATCACTGGAGGTCTGCAGTGGGTCTGCTCAGAGAGACCGAACTCTTTTCCCATCTTCCTGCGGAAGACAG TCTGGGTATAGAGAGGCAGCTGGGGTCGCTTATTCTGGCCACAGATATCACCCGACAGAATGAGTACCTGTCCCGCTTCAGGACACATCTGGATGAGAACGACTTGTGTTTAGGACACGCTTCTCATCGACATTTTGTTCTGCAG ATGGCCCTGAAGTGTGCAGATATCTGTAACCCGTGTCGACCGTGGGAACTCAGCAAACAGTGGAGTGAGAAGGTCACAGAGGAGTTCTTCCACCAAG GAGACATTGAAAAGAAGCATAAACTTGAAATAAGTCCACTGTGTGATAGTGAAGCCAACACCATAGCCAGTGTTCAAATCG GTTTCATGACTTATGTGGTGGAGCCTCTGTTTGCCGAGTGGGCGCGCTTTTCAGACACGCGGCTCTCTCAGACCATGCTCGGCCATTTGGGCCTGAACAAGGCCAGTTGGAGTGCCATGGATCCCGAGACATCGGGGAGCTCCGAGGAGGGGGAATCCGAACCGGGTCGTCCCACAGAAGAGCCCAGTTCCAGAGCCTTATCTCAGGGAAGCCAAGAGACATGA
- the LOC113042472 gene encoding high affinity cAMP-specific 3',5'-cyclic phosphodiesterase 7A-like isoform X8: MELCYQLPVLPLDRPVPKHVLSRRGAISFSSSSSLFGAPDPRQLSQRRGAISYDSSDQTALYIRMLDVRVRSQVGFEPERRGSHPYLGVDFRTLHSRAESAGSIPARRIRRLFSFQRHLLSSRLLRGAPHLNPLHILDEDYCGQAKCMLEKVGTWNFDIFLFDRLTNGNSLVFLTFHLLNQYGLIELFQLDMVKVRRFLVLVQEDYHNQNPYHNAVHAADVTQAMHCYLREPKLAESLTSFDILLGLLAAVTHDLDHPGVNQPFLIKTNHYLAALYRNTSVLENHHWRSAVGLLRETELFSHLPAEDSLGIERQLGSLILATDITRQNEYLSRFRTHLDENDLCLGHASHRHFVLQMALKCADICNPCRPWELSKQWSEKVTEEFFHQGDIEKKHKLEISPLCDSEANTIASVQIGFMTYVVEPLFAEWARFSDTRLSQTMLGHLGLNKASWSAMDPETSGSSEEGESEPGRPTEEPSSRALSQGSQET; this comes from the exons AGACGTGGAGCAATCTCCTATGACAGCTCTGATCAAACCGCTCTGTATATTCGCATGCTAG ATGTGAGAGTGAGAAGTCAGGTAGGCTTTGAACCTGAACGAAGAGGCTCGCACCCGTACCTGGGCGTCGATTTCCGCACATTACACT cCCGTGCTGAGTCAGCAGGGTCGATTCCAGCTCGGAGGATCCGGAGGCTCTTTAGTTTCCAGCGACACCTGCTTTCGTCCCGTCTGCTGCGAGGAGCGCCACACCTCAACCCCCTCCACATCCTGGACGAGGACTACTGCGGTCAGGCCAAG TGTATGCTTGAAAAGGTTGGAACCTGGAATTTTGATATATTCCTCTTCGACAGACTTACAAATg GAAACAGTCTTGTCTTCTTGACATTTCATTTGCTGAACCAGTATGGCCTCATTGAGCTCTTCCAGTTAGACATGGTTAAAGTGCGTCGGTTTCTAG TTCTGGTTCAAGAAGATTACCACAATCAGAACCCTTACCATAATGCAGTCCATGCTGCTGATGTCACCCAGGCCATGCACTGTTACCTGAGAGAACCCAAG CTCGCTGAGTCCCTCACATCATTCGACATCCTCTTAGGGTTGCTGGCTGCGGTCACACATGATCTGGACCACCCTGGAGTCAACCAGCCTTTCCTCATCAAAACCAACCATTACCTTGCAGCTTTGTACCGG AATACCTCGGTTCTGGAAAACCATCACTGGAGGTCTGCAGTGGGTCTGCTCAGAGAGACCGAACTCTTTTCCCATCTTCCTGCGGAAGACAG TCTGGGTATAGAGAGGCAGCTGGGGTCGCTTATTCTGGCCACAGATATCACCCGACAGAATGAGTACCTGTCCCGCTTCAGGACACATCTGGATGAGAACGACTTGTGTTTAGGACACGCTTCTCATCGACATTTTGTTCTGCAG ATGGCCCTGAAGTGTGCAGATATCTGTAACCCGTGTCGACCGTGGGAACTCAGCAAACAGTGGAGTGAGAAGGTCACAGAGGAGTTCTTCCACCAAG GAGACATTGAAAAGAAGCATAAACTTGAAATAAGTCCACTGTGTGATAGTGAAGCCAACACCATAGCCAGTGTTCAAATCG GTTTCATGACTTATGTGGTGGAGCCTCTGTTTGCCGAGTGGGCGCGCTTTTCAGACACGCGGCTCTCTCAGACCATGCTCGGCCATTTGGGCCTGAACAAGGCCAGTTGGAGTGCCATGGATCCCGAGACATCGGGGAGCTCCGAGGAGGGGGAATCCGAACCGGGTCGTCCCACAGAAGAGCCCAGTTCCAGAGCCTTATCTCAGGGAAGCCAAGAGACATGA
- the LOC113042472 gene encoding high affinity cAMP-specific 3',5'-cyclic phosphodiesterase 7A-like isoform X5, whose translation MELCYQLPVLPLDRPVPKHVLSRRGAISFSSSSSLFGAPDPRQLSQRRGAISYDSSDQTALYIRMLGACVIFKQLFSRDVRVRSQVGFEPERRGSHPYLGVDFRTLHSRAESAGSIPARRIRRLFSFQRHLLSSRLLRGAPHLNPLHILDEDYCGQAKCMLEKVGTWNFDIFLFDRLTNGNSLVFLTFHLLNQYGLIELFQLDMVKVRRFLVLVQEDYHNQNPYHNAVHAADVTQAMHCYLREPKLAESLTSFDILLGLLAAVTHDLDHPGVNQPFLIKTNHYLAALYRNTSVLENHHWRSAVGLLRETELFSHLPAEDSLGIERQLGSLILATDITRQNEYLSRFRTHLDENDLCLGHASHRHFVLQMALKCADICNPCRPWELSKQWSEKVTEEFFHQGDIEKKHKLEISPLCDSEANTIASVQIGFMTYVVEPLFAEWARFSDTRLSQTMLGHLGLNKASWSAMDPETSGSSEEGESEPGRPTEEPSSRALSQGSQET comes from the exons AGACGTGGAGCAATCTCCTATGACAGCTCTGATCAAACCGCTCTGTATATTCGCATGCTAG GAGCTTGTGTAATattcaaacagctgttttcaa GAGATGTGAGAGTGAGAAGTCAGGTAGGCTTTGAACCTGAACGAAGAGGCTCGCACCCGTACCTGGGCGTCGATTTCCGCACATTACACT cCCGTGCTGAGTCAGCAGGGTCGATTCCAGCTCGGAGGATCCGGAGGCTCTTTAGTTTCCAGCGACACCTGCTTTCGTCCCGTCTGCTGCGAGGAGCGCCACACCTCAACCCCCTCCACATCCTGGACGAGGACTACTGCGGTCAGGCCAAG TGTATGCTTGAAAAGGTTGGAACCTGGAATTTTGATATATTCCTCTTCGACAGACTTACAAATg GAAACAGTCTTGTCTTCTTGACATTTCATTTGCTGAACCAGTATGGCCTCATTGAGCTCTTCCAGTTAGACATGGTTAAAGTGCGTCGGTTTCTAG TTCTGGTTCAAGAAGATTACCACAATCAGAACCCTTACCATAATGCAGTCCATGCTGCTGATGTCACCCAGGCCATGCACTGTTACCTGAGAGAACCCAAG CTCGCTGAGTCCCTCACATCATTCGACATCCTCTTAGGGTTGCTGGCTGCGGTCACACATGATCTGGACCACCCTGGAGTCAACCAGCCTTTCCTCATCAAAACCAACCATTACCTTGCAGCTTTGTACCGG AATACCTCGGTTCTGGAAAACCATCACTGGAGGTCTGCAGTGGGTCTGCTCAGAGAGACCGAACTCTTTTCCCATCTTCCTGCGGAAGACAG TCTGGGTATAGAGAGGCAGCTGGGGTCGCTTATTCTGGCCACAGATATCACCCGACAGAATGAGTACCTGTCCCGCTTCAGGACACATCTGGATGAGAACGACTTGTGTTTAGGACACGCTTCTCATCGACATTTTGTTCTGCAG ATGGCCCTGAAGTGTGCAGATATCTGTAACCCGTGTCGACCGTGGGAACTCAGCAAACAGTGGAGTGAGAAGGTCACAGAGGAGTTCTTCCACCAAG GAGACATTGAAAAGAAGCATAAACTTGAAATAAGTCCACTGTGTGATAGTGAAGCCAACACCATAGCCAGTGTTCAAATCG GTTTCATGACTTATGTGGTGGAGCCTCTGTTTGCCGAGTGGGCGCGCTTTTCAGACACGCGGCTCTCTCAGACCATGCTCGGCCATTTGGGCCTGAACAAGGCCAGTTGGAGTGCCATGGATCCCGAGACATCGGGGAGCTCCGAGGAGGGGGAATCCGAACCGGGTCGTCCCACAGAAGAGCCCAGTTCCAGAGCCTTATCTCAGGGAAGCCAAGAGACATGA